The nucleotide sequence TGATAGTCTTCACTGCAGGTCTTCTGACCCATCAAAAAAGGTTTAGTAGGCCTAACTTAGCAGGTATTGTTATCCAGAACACCTTCTCTACTTAGGTATTTGATGATGATCTacctttaataaaaacaaatgggcATTATACTCTTTGTCCCATTAATTTCTGTGGGCGAATTAGGTAACATTGTATGCagctgtttaaaaatgtttgatttaaatgtttgtttttcccccTCTATGCGAGGAACTGATTTTGTTCCTCCCTATCAACAACGTAGttaagtaaatattttttcccgAGTTCAACTTAGAAAACTGTCATCCATGTTTCGTGACATTATATACTCTCAACTAGTTTGAAAAATCGCTTTCTTAACCGCAATACCTGGGGGGGAAGACTGACTAACCACATGCCTTTGTTGAATGTTGATGAAAAACGTGTTCATGTCGAGATCTAACGAGTTTCAATGCTCAACTTTTCCGTAAGCCTACATCGTTCTGCTACTAAATATTAGCAAATAGCTAGCAACATTAGCCGCGGTAGGACTTATAGTGGACTCTAAGCATAACTTGACACATTGTTGACAAACCACTGGAGAGAACATTTTCTTAGGTGTCCGGGTGTGACTGACACACGCATGCACCCGCATAGCAACGTTCACAGCTTCGTGTTGTATTTCTCGTCTCATATTGAAATATGTTGGCTATTTAAATTGAATCCACCTCGGTGTACTACTGTGATACACGTGGATGCATCGTGGACAGCATGTCTATCACCAAGGGCAGCCCTACATATATAGCAGAATTGTATGACAGACGACCTCCTCTGTGAAGCCATTACGCGAAGGACTCGATGGGACTGGAAAGTTAAGAGACCTAATTCCCCAACACTCAATAGCAACTTGAGCCTGAATAAGACCAGCATTGGCGGCACTGAAACTTTGAGATTACTGGTAAGATCTGCCACCCCGTATTGAACTGCCAAAACGGACAAGTACGGTGACTTGAGTCGCCAAGCATGGAAGAACTTGCCCGTGAGAGTATCAGTCTTTTGGCAAGGTCTGCGTCGCACGCGGATCCCCCCCGGCTCGGTTCGTTTGGTGCCATTTTCATCATGCTCAAATCTGCCCTCGGCGCAGGACTTCTCAACTTCCCGTGGGCGTTTGAGAAGGCGGGAGGAGTGAATACAGCCATCAGTGTGGAACTGgtgagtgttaacaataaaacaacaaggGCAATTGGACAcactttattgtttttaaaagaagaaagcaataaaatatgtatttttttacccACTCAATCTAGATAGGCAATGTGCCTTAACATGGGGACGGGGTCCATTCAATCAAACATGGACTTATGTCTGTAAGATACAGCACCCGTGCATGTCTTGAACCGGGTTAAAGTTAGTTTAATCTTGTTTTTGGGTGTTCGCGCGCGCGCGCCTGCAGACACAACGGTAGGCCTACTTTGTTGAATTTCCTCTCCTTGGTGTGAATTAGACGCCTCATTTTGCAGGCTAACTCTAATGAAAGGCTCATGGGTCAGGAGCCAGGCAGGCCCGTGTGGACACATCAGAAGTTAACAAAATTAAATCCTGTTTGTGCCTTTCCTGCTGAACAAAACCTGATTAACAGCAATTTAATCAAAGCTTTGGGTCGGCGTGCTTgtacattttggattttatgtTTGTATTGATTAAGGAAATACATCTTTACCCCCAAGAAGGGCATAGCATGAAAACGAGtttgaaaatagtttttacCGAATGTTTGGGAAATGGTTGTTCATTATAAATGAAGTTTGAAAGTAAATAAAAGACACCCAAAACAAGGTTCATACAAAATCCTGGTTATTTATTTACTATGACAATTTAAACCATAGACACTGACTCgaatttgtaaataaattactttaCTCTGCTATTCCAGGTTCattataaatgtaacattttaatttcaacaaATCACATAGTGTAGTCAAATGACAAGAATTAAAAATACCAAAAACAATGCCTTTAAAACTCCCAATATTTGAACTCCCAATGACTACTGGTAGGATCGCCAATAAAATCCCCCTCTTCATGCTTTTAttgttttagttgtttttaGGTTATTTTTCAAACGGTCAGTTTGACATAGACATTTTAAGTTAAGACAAATCAACAGCATTATTTGATAGTGTTGACAACCAAACACATATCCTGTTTGTCAGGAAATTATTAATTGATGTTGAAATCATGTCTCCATCTCCATCAACAgagattaaataaaacaaactttagATGCTCTTCAAGTTTGCTTTCATTTCCAAtcagaaaacacattatttttaaaatgttaacattcATTTGTATTAACACCCAAACACAATTCAGTATCAGTACTGgatatttgtattttgtacTGTATGAGGATACCCATCAGCCACAGCCAAGGCAACGAGTCTTCCTAAGGCTCAAGCACAAGACACCTGTATCACAACCAGAAATCTCAGTAGTACAATACGACTGAATGAAAGTAATGAGTAAAGTGATGACATGTTCAGATGAATCTGTTATCAGCGTGCTACTCCGTTGACACACCTTTTCAAGATCTGTTCTGGAAACTCTGCTTCATTACATGCTCCACCCCCAGGTGGCACTAGTGTTCCTGATGAGCGGACTGATAATCCTGGGTTATGCCTCGTCCGTCAGCAGACAGAACACCTATCAGGACGTTGTGCGGGAAGTGTGCGGCGGGGCCATTGGCAAGCTGTGTGAGGTCTGCTTCTGCTTCAACCTCTTCATGATCTCTGTGGCCTTCCTAGTAGTGGTGCAGGACCAGCTGGACAAACGTCAGTAAAACTGTCCTGCCAACATCACCCCTTTGGTCATAAATATATGGTTATTAATATTGTTagtaattcaaaatacatttcacccGGATTTAGGGCTCTAAATGCACAGTTGCATCACTGGAGGATGAGTAATAttagatttattaataattactCATACaattatgtgtatgtgtatatatatatatatatacatacagctccggaatcaattaagagaccactgcacctttttctttcctttcaaaaaaagtcgaaaaggaatgttttgagtgaggaacagaagggttaaaatgaagagaccactgtaaatataacttttttggaaaggaaagaaaaatatctCTTAATTGATTCCGGAGATGTATGTATGCatacatatatgcacacacacacacacacatacatacatacatacatacatacatacatacatacatgttttatatatatatataccgatcagccacaacattatgaccacctacctaataCGGTGTAGGTCCCaattttgctgccaaaacagccctgacccgtcgaggcatggactccactaaacCTCCGAAAgtgtgctgtgatatctggcaccaagacgttagatGGAGATCCTTtaggtcctgtaagttgcaaggtggggcctccttGGATTGGAGTTGTTTGTCTAGCAcctcccacagatgctcaattggattgagatctggagaatttggaggccaagtcaacagcTTTAAtacgttgtgttcctcaaaccattccctaaccatttttgctttgtggcagggcgcattatcctgctgaaagaggccaatgccatcagggaataccgttgccatggaAGCGTGTACATGGTAtgcaacaatgcttagataGGTGGttcgtgtcaaagtaacatccacatgaatggcaggacccaaggtttcccagcagaacattgcacaaaggatcacactgcctccaccggcttgccttctccccatagtgcatcctggtgccatgtgttctccaggtaagcgacgcacacagacccggccatccacgtgatgtaaaaaaaaagcgtgattcatcagacgAGGCCACCtgcttccattgctccgtggtccagttttgatgctcacgtggccattgtaggtgctttcggcagtggacaggggtcagcatgttcaccctgactggtctgcggctacacagccccatacacaacaaactgcgatgcactgtgtgctgACACCTCTCTATCAGTACTAGCATTCACTTTTTTCATTACTTTGAGCTACAGttgctcatctgttggatcagagGTGTGGCTAGGATCACAagacattcggggcttagcccaccctcctgccccgcccgggacagagagtacagggttttgaatgtacatgtggaaaagtttgatgtacacgctagcgggctacacgtctacattgtcataatgtccAATCGTAATTATAGATAAATAGATCAGggggtatttttttattattattatttttgttccataAAAGATCCTGGGGTATAGCCAcggacgcccagggctaacgacgccactgggccagcctttgctcccacatgcatcaatgagccttggctgcccatgaccctgtcaccggttcaccgcttcTCCCGGTtcaccactgcagaccagggacaccccacaagggctgcagttttggagatgctctgacccagttgtctagccatcacaatttttgctcagatccttatgcttgcccatttttcctgcttctaacacatcaactttgaggccAGAATGTTGacatgctgcctaatatatcccacccactgacaggttccatgatgacgagattatcattgttattcacttcacctgtcagtgctcataatgttatggctgatcggagtgtgttgtgtgtgcgtgtatcgTTTTTTCGGGATATATATAAACACCATCATTCCACTATTAGGTGTTATGGATATGGACATTACaatgaaacattattttaatcaaaTGTGTATCACCTTTAAAGTGTTTTAAGTATTTTCCGTGAAGTGTCTCCAGCCAGTTGTTTCCggtgtgtgttccagtgtgtgtgtctctgtatgagGCGGTGACTGGCTCCATTGAGGGTGAGATGCCGTACAATTGGTACACAGACAAACGCTTCCACCTCTTCATCATGTGCCTCATcttcatcctccctctctccattcctaAAGAGATTGGAATCCAGAAATACACCAGGTGGGTTTGTTGGAGCCAGGGTTTActattgtgtttgtattgtgcCAGTACGTGATTGGGATACGTCCAGATTTTTCAAAGTTCCCGTTTCCTCTCATCACTGTTTCTCAtcactgtctttttttattactCAGTGTGATTGGCACTCTGGCCGCTACATATCTGTGTGTGGCTGTCATTATCAAATACTACATGATGGATGAACATTTGGCTGTCATCACCCCAGTGCACAGTGatgggtcagtgtgtgtatatgtcggTTTACAcctctgtggttgtgtgtgtttctttggcAAGTATGAGTGTATGCACATTTTGTGTgtaataatgaattatttatCTGCCTTGTATATTTTCTAGAATAGATTCACTGGCATCAATGTTCAGTGTGGTTCCCACCATCTGTTTTGGCTTCCAGGTACAGGACAAGCTTTTAATGCTTTGGGGGCAGTTAGTATCTCTCTGGTGATGCATGTTGCTGTGTctgtgagctgtgtgtgtgtgtgtgtgtgtcagggtttcCGTTGGTCGGCAATAGTTTGCTTTTGGCTGATGAAATCAATGAAGGGAAATGTAGTTTATAGGTTTATTTCTTGTCGGGCAAGCCCGAATGTGCCATTGTTAAGCACACCAGCTCTTTTTTTATGTACTAAACCGTTAATTTGGGCAAGCCTAATGTTTTGGCTAGGTCACTGATCAGTTTACTCCGATTTTTCTGCCGTTTTTATGGCCAGCTTGCGAGAAAAGGTATGATCATGAAATGCAGGGATTAGAATGATAGGGGTAATAATGCTCAGGAATAGCCAACATACTGctacaatacaaatataaaacctgtTTCCAGACAGGAGTGTTGTTGAAACAAATAACCGAAGAGGCAAGATACAGTAGTTGAGGTAAAAACATCATTCCATTTTACTACAACTTTCCAGGCAAAGTTAAATGCGATTCTGTGCCACTCTGAGTCCCATTGGCGGACCGCCTATTGGGGAACATTCAAATCTTTGCCGGAAATGTGAATCTTTGCTAGACATTAGAATCTTCGAATATCCGGCAAATGAACATGCTGGTGAGAATATCCAGCGCCACACGTCCCACGGAAACCCTgctgtgcgtgtatgtgtttggCTGCCGCTGCTCTGATTGAATAGTatgtttatgaatgtgtgtTGCAGTGCCATGAGGCATGTATAGCCATCTACAGCAGCATggagaacaagaagctctcccACTGGGTCATGATCTCTGTGATCTCCATGCTCTTCTGCCTGCTCATTTACACCCTCACAGGTGAGCTGACCCTCAAACTCGGTCATTTCACTTTAATCACAGTTACCACTGATCAGAATGTTTATATTGGTAAAGACGGTTGGGTGGTTGTAGGGTTGAGCAccaaatacctggatgaactgAACGATTTAAGAGCATGACAAGGGTGCTGgggagttttttttaaaaggacCTGATGTTTTTTGTGCATTGCTCCTTTAAATACATGGCTATTGGTCAGAAATTCAGTCACATTCCTGTCTCTGTTTTCAGGCATCTTTGGCTTCCTGACGTTTGGGCACACAGTGGCGGCTGATATTCTGATGTCATATCCTGGGACTGATGTCGTCATGATCATTTCCAGGCTTCTGTTTGGGATCTCAATCATCACCATCTATCCTATTATTCTTCTACTGGGAAGGTAGGCCCTCACCTGGACTGGATTTCTGTCACAATCTGAGTCTGAGGACATCCAGAGGTTGTGCTTGTCTGTCACAATCTGTGTCTGAGGACATCCAGAGGTTATGCTTGTCTGTCACAATCTGAGTCTGAGGACATCCAGAggttgtgtttgtctgtcacaATCTGAGTCTGAGGACATCCAGAggttgtgtttgtctgtcacaATCTGAGTCTGAGGACATCCAGAGGTTGTGTTTGTAATGATGTAACTGATTCTGAGGACATCCAGAGGTTGTGTTTGTTATGATGTAACTGATTCTGAGGACATCCAGAGGTTGTGTTTGTTATGATGTAACTGAGTCTGAGGACATGCAGAGGTTGTGTTTGTTATGATGTAACTGATTCTGAGGACATCCAGAGGTTGTGTTTGTTATGATGTAACTGATTCTGAGGACATCCAgatgttgtgtttgttatgaTGTAACTGATTCTGAGGACATCCACTTCACAGGTCTGTCATATTGGACCTGATATTGCGCTTTCGTCGTCGCCGGCGGGGTGGGGTCACAAACGCGTTTGAGAATCGATGCCGTGTGATTTTGACTGTCATGTGGATCACAGTGACCCTACTCATCGCCATGTTCGTCCCTGACATGAGTGAGGTCATCAGCGTTATCGGAGGAATCAGTGCCTTCTTCATCTTTATCTTCCCTGGTATGAAAGAGTGTATAgtaaaggttgtgtgtgtgtgtaacaagcATTCCTATGTTGATCCTGTGCTTgtgtaaacatgttttaatgcattttgcagGACTTTGCCTTGTATTCATAATGCAATCAGAGCCTTTGTCCCATAAAGTCAGGTGAGTGGATTAGTTCAAAGTTAGGAGGTCATCTGAAATGAATTACAAACTCCCCAGGAAAACACAAGCTGATTTTCTGATTCAATTTCTATAATATTGTAACTATCCAATGTAGCTGAATAAACTCATGGTtttctcctctgtgtctctTGCCTTATCTCCCATATCTCTcgcttttctctctgtctctttctcacccCCCATATCTCCCTGCCTTTCtctctgtgcccccccccccatatctccctgcctttttctctttctctttctgtctttctttggtTCTAGGGTTGTATGCTCTGTGTGGGGAGTGATTACTGTAATCGTTGGAGCCTTCATCTTTGGACAGAGCACTACCATTGCTGTAATGGAGCTTTTCCACAAATTCTGACCACCTTAATCACAGCACTATCATCTTGGACAGCGTCAATATAATTCCAACAACGTCATCATGGTAGTTCCCAGGCCTGTTCGTGGCTCATCCTAGTTTAAAAGTTGATGTTAACGGGAGTGTGAAGTGTATAATATAATGTTAGCTTTACTCAAGATACAGTATGGAGCTACGgtccttgttttgttttcagaaaTTGTTTTAAAGGTGTGCTTACATTGTACTGTAACCGCTAAAGCTCAAAAGGAATGTGTCTATATTTGCATGGGGAAAATTATCTAAATATTTATTCATGCATGGACATATGTTTGTTCTTGAATAATTATTAGTGGtctaaatgaaacaattttaaatcACAAACTGGAGTCATCGCACCTTATTACAATATGCAGCTATAATGCtgttcatatacagtatctgtGTGTCATGTTGCATTGCTGTGTCAGAGGGCAGTGTTGTTTAGGGAAAGCATGAACACAAAGACTGATTTAGTTCCTCCACAATGAGCTACGAGATATATAGACTGCACCTGGGTAAGACAAAACGTTTTGAAAAACATCACTTTCCATATCTAGCGTGTTTCTTTTCTTTGCTCTGCATCTCCTTTTTTTCACTGACTACCAGCTTCTCCCTCCTCACTGACCTCTAAATTAGATTACCAGCTTCTCCCTCCTCACTGGCCTCCTCTA is from Esox lucius isolate fEsoLuc1 chromosome 2, fEsoLuc1.pri, whole genome shotgun sequence and encodes:
- the slc38a8b gene encoding putative sodium-coupled neutral amino acid transporter 8 isoform X3; the encoded protein is MEELARESISLLARSASHADPPRLGSFGAIFIMLKSALGAGLLNFPWAFEKAGGVNTAISVELVALVFLMSGLIILGYASSVSRQNTYQDVVREVCGGAIGKLCEVCFCFNLFMISVAFLVVVQDQLDKLCVSLYEAVTGSIEGEMPYNWYTDKRFHLFIMCLIFILPLSIPKEIGIQKYTSVIGTLAATYLCVAVIIKYYMMDEHLAVITPVHSDGIDSLASMFSVVPTICFGFQCHEACIAIYSSMENKKLSHWVMISVISMLFCLLIYTLTGIFGFLTFGHTVAADILMSYPGTDVVMIISRLLFGISIITIYPIILLLGRSVILDLILRFRRRRRGGVTNAFENRCRVILTVMWITVTLLIAMFVPDMSEVISVIGGISAFFIFIFPGLCLVFIMQSEPLSHKVRVVCSVWGVITVIVGAFIFGQSTTIAVMELFHKF
- the slc38a8b gene encoding putative sodium-coupled neutral amino acid transporter 8 isoform X1 produces the protein MSERERKNTTKWPRHFTQTELDSVSRSSYFQRILVEHEDKGRVYDEVFHQREGYEPKVSRDDKAVNLTLNTSKEERCRQVPVLSSSMYGWRVDKPLEAPYKKNVALVFLMSGLIILGYASSVSRQNTYQDVVREVCGGAIGKLCEVCFCFNLFMISVAFLVVVQDQLDKLCVSLYEAVTGSIEGEMPYNWYTDKRFHLFIMCLIFILPLSIPKEIGIQKYTSVIGTLAATYLCVAVIIKYYMMDEHLAVITPVHSDGIDSLASMFSVVPTICFGFQCHEACIAIYSSMENKKLSHWVMISVISMLFCLLIYTLTGIFGFLTFGHTVAADILMSYPGTDVVMIISRLLFGISIITIYPIILLLGRSVILDLILRFRRRRRGGVTNAFENRCRVILTVMWITVTLLIAMFVPDMSEVISVIGGISAFFIFIFPGLCLVFIMQSEPLSHKVRVVCSVWGVITVIVGAFIFGQSTTIAVMELFHKF
- the slc38a8b gene encoding putative sodium-coupled neutral amino acid transporter 8 isoform X2; the encoded protein is MSERERKNTTKWPRHFTQTELDSVSRSSYFQRILVEHEDKGRVYDEVFHQREGYEPKVSRDDKAVNLTLNTSKEERCRQVPVLSSSMYGWRVDKPLEAPYKKNVALVFLMSGLIILGYASSVSRQNTYQDVVREVCGGAIGKLCEVCFCFNLFMISVAFLVVVQDQLDKLCVSLYEAVTGSIEEIGIQKYTSVIGTLAATYLCVAVIIKYYMMDEHLAVITPVHSDGIDSLASMFSVVPTICFGFQCHEACIAIYSSMENKKLSHWVMISVISMLFCLLIYTLTGIFGFLTFGHTVAADILMSYPGTDVVMIISRLLFGISIITIYPIILLLGRSVILDLILRFRRRRRGGVTNAFENRCRVILTVMWITVTLLIAMFVPDMSEVISVIGGISAFFIFIFPGLCLVFIMQSEPLSHKVRVVCSVWGVITVIVGAFIFGQSTTIAVMELFHKF